One genomic window of Cannabis sativa cultivar Pink pepper isolate KNU-18-1 chromosome 2, ASM2916894v1, whole genome shotgun sequence includes the following:
- the LOC115721372 gene encoding uncharacterized protein LOC115721372 gives MCPLRIILIFLSATLAGFFVLRNLKSQHEALSPAGEETHHDLDESDKTHLSNSSTSSVNRFSKVRSAMETGFWTCVDMASGRYLWRHLSKRSE, from the exons ATGTGTCCTCTGAGAATAATTCTGATATTCCTTTCGGCAACTCTCGCCGGTTTCTTTGTCCTCCGAAACCTCAAGTCACAGCACGAAGCATTATCCCCTGCCGGCGAGGAAACCCACCACGATCTTGATGAGTCAGACAAAACCCATTTGTCAAATTCGTCGACTTCTTCGGTTAACCGATTCTCCAAG GTTCGCTCAGCTATGGAGACTGGATTTTGGACCTGTGTGGATATGGCTAGTGGTCGCTACCTATGGAGGCATTTGTCTAAGAGATCTGAATGA
- the LOC115720600 gene encoding uncharacterized protein LOC115720600 — protein sequence MFEDVASRSKLSKKLKISGLKFNSTKDTKKKTQRTRSDNEDGGMKNFSSDKPRRGSHNEDGGMRNFSFDKPRRGSHNEDGGMRNFSFDKPRRGSHNEDGDMRNFSSNKPRRGSSNEDGGMRNFSSDKTRKRSYNDDGGIRKFSYDKTRKKVFDEDGGVRNSSFDKTRKRIYANRQTGGEVVFDGNVDRPNRKPLSKKWQSQGKDDVVGAKGKNVSPRSMWVSSKLEDTSSEAKVSSHKAKNTVENERISHVARTKGIDKKKSQDMYSSNSTKKWGKDKKNQAEDLEVLDEQPKKSKRVIRIDPHDISNKRLVEVDNSLVNVDSKTEKKNVMEEPAEVSKNAQFRAIQPSSSILSYVEDNFLGRRRMIELRRAGYNTDLSAPLDNIPFSSNPERERIEETIFRNKMTFFAAAKASSSFPPPELPEIAFAGRSNVGKSSLLNSLTRQWGVVRTSDKPGLTQTLNFFDLGSKLCLVDLPGYGFAYAKEEVKDAWEELVKEYVSTRVGLRRVCLLIDTKWGMKPRDHELIDLMERSQTKYQIVLTKTDTVFPIDVARRAMQVEESLKAHKSVVQPLMMVSSKSGAGIRSLRTVLAKISRFAKL from the exons ATGTTTGAGGATGTAGCTTCGAGAAGTAAGCTCTCTAAGAAGCTCAAAATTTCGGGTTTAAAATTCAATAGTACAAAAGATACAAAGAAAAAGACTCAAAGAACTCGTAGTGACAATGAGGATGGTGGTATGAAGAACTTTAGTTCTGATAAACCAAGAAGGGGAAGCCACAATGAGGATGGTGGTATGAGAAACTTCAGTTTTGATAAACCAAGGAGGGGAAGCCACAATGAGGATGGTGGTATGAGAAACTTCAGTTTTGATAAACCAAGGAGGGGAAGCCACAATGAGGATGGTGATATGAGAAACTTTAGCTCTAATAAACCAAGGAGGGGATCCTCCAATGAGGATGGTGGTATGAGGAACTTTAGTTCTGATAAAACAAGGAAGAGAAGTTACAATGATGATGGTGGTATTAGGAAATTTAGTTATGATAAAACAAGGAAGAAAGTCTTTGATGAGGATGGTGGTGTGAGGAACTCTAGTTTTGATAAAACTAGAAAGAGAATCTATGCTAACCGACAAACTGGTGGGGAGGTAGTATTTGATGGCAATGTAGATAGACCTAATAGAAAACCTTTGTCAAAGAAATGGCAGAGCCAGGGGAAAGATGATGTTGTTGGAGCAAAGGGGAAGAATGTATCTCCTCGCTCAATGTGGGTTTCTAGTAAGTTGGAGGATACCAGTTCTGAAGCTAAAGTTTCTTCTCATAAAGCTAAGAACACAGTGGAAAATGAACGAATTTCTCATGTAGCTCGGACAAAGGGGATTGATAAGAAAAAGTCTCAAGATATGTATTCCTCAAATTCAACCAAGAAATGGGGTAAAGACAAGAAGAACCAAGCTGAGGACTTGGAGGTTCTAGATGAGCAGCCAAAGAAGTCAAAACGGGTCATTCGGATAGATCCACATGATATCTCAAATAAGAGGCTGGTGGAGGTGGACAATAGTCTTGTGAATGTTG ACAGTAAAACTGAGAAGAAAAACGTTATGGAAGAACCGGCTGAAGTTTCAAAGAATGCACAATTTCGAGCCATCCAACCTAGTTCGTCAATCCTTTCCTATGTGGAAGATAAT TTTTTGGGTCGTAGACGCATGATTGAGCTGCGGAGGGCAGGCTACAACACTGATCTTTCGGCTCCTTTGGATAACATTCCCTTCTCTTCTAACCCGGAAAGAGAACGAATTGAAGAAACT ATATTTAGGAACAAAATGACATTTTTTGCCGCTGCAAAGGCTTCATCATCATTTCCACCACCTGAGTTACCAGAGATTGCCTTCGCAG GAAGATCAAATGTTGGAAAGTCATCGCTACTAAATTCCCTTACTAGACAGTGGGGTGTTGTGCGGACATCTGACAAACCTGGCCTCACTCAG ACTCTTAATTTCTTCGACCTGGGATCAAAGCTGTGCTTGGTTGATTTGCCAGGCTATGGGTTTGCTTACGCAAAAGAAGAAGTTAAGGATGCCTGGGAAGAGCTT GTGAAGGAGTATGTTTCCACAAGAGTTGGTTTGAGAAGGGTATGTCTCCTTATTGATACAAAATGGGGAATGAAGCCAAGGGATCATGAACTCATTGACTTAATGGAAAG ATCTCAAACCAAATACCAGATTGTTTTGACCAAGACAGACACAGTCTTCCCTATCGATGTAGCACGTCGTGCAATGCAAGTTGAAGAG AGCCTCAAGGCACACAAGTCGGTTGTTCAACCCCTG ATGATGGTAAGCTCAAAATCTGGAGCTGGTATCCGAAGTTTAAGAACTGTACTTGCCAAGATTTCTCGTTTTGCCAAACTCTAA